A genomic region of Mycolicibacterium poriferae contains the following coding sequences:
- a CDS encoding NDMA-dependent alcohol dehydrogenase, whose product MKTNAAILWEYGGDWTVEEIDLDPPGDGEVLVSWEATGLCHSDEHIRTGDLPAPLPLIGGHEGAGIVREVGAGVVGLAPGDHVVASFLPACGRCRFCSTGHQNLCDLGAMIMAGTQLDGTYRRHVRGQDVGVMALVGTFSQYGTVPEASIVKIDDDIPLSRACLLGCGVTTGWGSAVNTADVAPGDTVVIIGLGGIGSGAIQGARLAGAEKIVVVEPVEAKRELAFRFGATHFVTSMEEATALVADLTRGVMADSAILTVGLLEGSMLEEAANIIRKGGAVVMTALSTMADNQPTLGMMMFTLFQKRLLGSLYGEANPRADIPRLLSLYRDGKLLLDETVTHEYKLAEVNEGYQDMRDGRNIRGVILHDH is encoded by the coding sequence GTGAAAACCAACGCGGCGATCCTGTGGGAGTACGGCGGTGACTGGACGGTCGAAGAAATCGACCTCGACCCGCCCGGTGACGGCGAGGTGCTGGTTTCGTGGGAGGCCACCGGCCTGTGCCACTCCGACGAACACATCCGTACCGGCGACCTGCCCGCCCCGCTGCCCCTGATCGGTGGACACGAAGGGGCCGGGATCGTGCGCGAGGTCGGTGCCGGTGTAGTCGGCCTGGCGCCCGGTGATCACGTCGTCGCATCCTTCCTGCCGGCCTGCGGCCGCTGCCGGTTCTGCTCCACCGGTCACCAGAACCTGTGCGACCTCGGTGCGATGATCATGGCCGGGACCCAGCTCGACGGCACCTATCGCCGCCATGTGCGCGGGCAGGACGTCGGGGTGATGGCGCTCGTCGGGACGTTCTCGCAGTACGGCACGGTGCCCGAAGCGTCGATCGTCAAGATCGACGACGACATCCCGTTGTCCCGCGCCTGCCTGCTGGGCTGCGGGGTGACCACAGGGTGGGGTTCGGCGGTCAACACCGCCGACGTGGCACCCGGCGACACCGTCGTGATCATCGGGTTGGGCGGCATCGGCAGCGGCGCGATCCAGGGTGCGCGGCTGGCCGGAGCCGAGAAGATCGTCGTCGTCGAACCAGTGGAGGCCAAGCGGGAGTTGGCGTTCCGATTCGGCGCCACCCATTTCGTCACGTCGATGGAGGAGGCCACCGCGCTGGTCGCCGACCTGACCCGCGGCGTCATGGCCGACTCCGCAATCCTGACCGTCGGCCTGCTGGAAGGCTCGATGCTCGAGGAAGCCGCGAACATCATCCGCAAGGGCGGCGCGGTGGTGATGACAGCGCTGTCCACCATGGCGGACAATCAGCCGACACTGGGCATGATGATGTTCACGCTGTTCCAGAAGCGGCTGCTGGGCAGCCTCTACGGCGAGGCCAACCCGCGCGCCGACATCCCGCGGTTGCTGTCGCTCTACCGCGACGGCAAGCTGCTACTCGACGAGACCGTCACCCACGAGTACAAGCTGGCCGAGGTCAACGAGGGGTACCAGGACATGCGGGACGGACGCAACATCCGCGGCGTCATCCTGCACGACCACTGA
- the echA20 gene encoding (7aS)-7a-methyl-1,5-dioxo-2,3,5,6,7,7a-hexahydro-1H-indene-carboxyl-CoA hydrolase gives MSIATKTVEPGIVSVTVDYPPVNAIPSRGWFELADTITAAGRDLSTHVVVLRAEGRGFNAGVDIKEMQNTEGFTALIDANRGCYEAFRAVYECAVPVVAAVNGFCVGGGIGLVGNADVIVASDDAKFGLPEVERGALGAATHLSRLVPQHMMRRLFFTAATVDAETLRHHGSVHEVVPRADLDEAALRVARDIAAKDTRVIRAAKEALNFIDVQRVNSSYRMEQGFTFELNLAGVADEHRDAFAGTSKREKA, from the coding sequence ATGAGCATCGCCACGAAAACCGTGGAACCGGGCATCGTCTCGGTCACCGTCGACTACCCGCCCGTGAACGCCATCCCGTCGCGCGGCTGGTTCGAGCTCGCCGACACGATCACCGCGGCGGGACGCGACCTCAGCACCCATGTCGTCGTGCTGCGCGCCGAGGGGCGCGGTTTCAACGCCGGCGTCGACATCAAGGAGATGCAGAACACCGAGGGCTTCACCGCGCTGATCGACGCCAACCGCGGGTGCTACGAAGCGTTCCGGGCGGTGTACGAATGCGCGGTGCCGGTCGTCGCGGCCGTCAACGGCTTCTGCGTCGGCGGCGGCATCGGTCTGGTCGGCAACGCCGACGTGATCGTCGCCTCGGACGACGCGAAGTTCGGGTTACCCGAGGTCGAGCGCGGCGCGCTCGGCGCGGCCACCCATTTGTCCCGGCTGGTTCCCCAGCACATGATGCGCCGACTGTTCTTCACCGCCGCGACCGTGGACGCGGAAACGCTGCGACATCACGGTTCGGTGCACGAGGTCGTGCCGCGTGCCGATCTCGACGAGGCGGCGCTGCGCGTCGCGCGCGACATCGCCGCCAAGGACACCCGGGTGATCCGAGCCGCCAAGGAGGCGCTGAACTTCATCGACGTGCAGCGCGTCAACTCGAGTTACCGCATGGAGCAGGGCTTCACGTTCGAGCTGAACCTAGCCGGCGTCGCCGACGAGCACCGGGACGCGTTCGCGGGAACGTCGAAGAGGGAGAAGGCGTGA
- a CDS encoding nitronate monooxygenase — protein MTSRLKTPLTELVGIEHPVVQTGMGWVAGARLVSATSNAGGLGILASATMTLDELKIAVGKVKAATDKPFGINIRADAGDANDRVDLLISEGVKVASFALAPKPDLIAKLKDAGVVVIPSVGLAKHAKKVAGWGADAVIVQGGEGGGHTGPIATTLLLPSVLDAVADTGMPVVAAGGFFDGRGLAAALSYGAAGVAMGTRFLLTSDSTVPDSVKQRYLASALDGTVVSTKVDGMPHRVLRTGLVEKLESGSPLRGLSAAVLNAQKFKKMSKMSWRSMISDGMEMRHGKDLSWSQVIMAANTPMLLKAGLVEGNTDAGVLASGQVAGMLDDLPSCAELVPAIVAEAVEQLRSAATLITE, from the coding sequence GTGACGTCGCGGCTGAAGACCCCGCTGACCGAGCTGGTCGGCATCGAGCATCCGGTCGTGCAGACCGGCATGGGCTGGGTGGCCGGCGCTCGGCTGGTGTCAGCGACGTCCAACGCCGGTGGGCTGGGAATTCTGGCCTCGGCGACCATGACCCTCGACGAACTCAAGATCGCTGTCGGCAAGGTCAAGGCCGCGACCGACAAACCGTTCGGCATCAACATCCGTGCCGACGCCGGCGACGCGAACGACCGCGTCGACCTCCTGATCAGCGAAGGAGTCAAAGTCGCCTCCTTCGCCCTGGCTCCCAAGCCGGACCTCATCGCCAAGCTCAAAGATGCCGGCGTGGTCGTCATCCCCTCGGTCGGGCTGGCCAAGCACGCCAAGAAGGTCGCCGGCTGGGGCGCAGACGCCGTCATCGTGCAGGGCGGCGAAGGCGGCGGCCACACCGGACCCATCGCGACCACGCTGCTGCTCCCGTCGGTACTCGATGCGGTGGCCGACACCGGCATGCCGGTGGTCGCCGCGGGCGGCTTCTTCGACGGCCGGGGACTCGCCGCCGCGCTGTCCTACGGGGCCGCGGGTGTCGCCATGGGCACGCGCTTCCTGCTGACGTCGGACTCCACCGTCCCCGACTCGGTCAAGCAGCGGTATCTCGCGTCCGCACTCGACGGGACAGTGGTCTCGACCAAGGTCGACGGCATGCCCCACCGGGTGCTGCGTACCGGGTTGGTCGAGAAGCTCGAGAGCGGCTCACCGCTGCGCGGTCTGTCGGCGGCGGTGCTCAATGCCCAGAAGTTCAAGAAGATGTCGAAGATGTCGTGGCGTTCGATGATCAGCGACGGCATGGAGATGCGCCACGGCAAAGACCTGAGCTGGTCGCAGGTGATCATGGCGGCCAATACGCCGATGCTGCTCAAAGCCGGCCTGGTCGAGGGCAACACCGATGCCGGGGTGCTGGCGTCCGGGCAGGTGGCGGGCATGCTCGACGACCTGCCGTCATGCGCCGAGCTGGTCCCCGCGATCGTCGCCGAGGCCGTCGAGCAGCTGCGGTCGGCGGCCACCCTCATCACTGAATGA
- the fadA6 gene encoding steroid 3-ketoacyl-CoA thiolase FadA6, with translation MAVTSQAYVIDAARTAIGKRNGSLAGVHPVDLGAAGWRGLFDRVDVDPAAVDDVIAGCVDAIGPQAGNIARLSWLAAGYPEEVPGVTVDRQCGSSQQAISFGAQAIMSGTADLIVAGGMQNMSQIPISSAMTVAEQFGFTSPTNESKSWLHRYGDQEISQFRGAEMIAEKWDISREDMEQFALTSHQRAQAAIRAGYFENEIIPVDGFVTDEGPRDTSLEKMAGLKTLVDGGRLTAAMASQISDGASAVLLASEQAVKDHGLTPRARIHHISARGADPVFMLTGPIPATRYALDKAGLTIEDIDTVEINEAFAPVVQAWLKETKADPEKVNPSGGAIALGHPLGATGAKLFATMLNNLERIGGRYGLQTMCEGGGTANVTIIERL, from the coding sequence ATGGCTGTCACATCTCAGGCGTACGTCATCGATGCCGCGCGTACCGCGATCGGCAAGCGCAACGGCTCCCTGGCCGGGGTGCACCCCGTGGACCTCGGAGCCGCCGGCTGGCGGGGATTGTTCGACCGCGTGGACGTCGATCCGGCCGCCGTCGACGACGTCATCGCGGGCTGTGTCGACGCCATCGGCCCGCAGGCCGGCAACATCGCGCGGCTGTCCTGGCTCGCGGCCGGGTACCCGGAGGAGGTGCCCGGGGTGACCGTCGACCGGCAGTGCGGTTCCAGCCAGCAGGCCATCTCGTTCGGCGCGCAGGCGATCATGTCGGGAACCGCGGATCTGATCGTGGCCGGCGGCATGCAGAACATGAGCCAGATCCCGATCAGCTCGGCGATGACCGTTGCCGAGCAGTTCGGGTTCACTTCCCCGACAAACGAATCCAAGAGTTGGCTGCACCGCTACGGCGACCAGGAGATCTCCCAGTTCCGCGGCGCGGAGATGATCGCCGAGAAGTGGGACATCTCCCGCGAGGACATGGAGCAGTTCGCGCTGACCAGCCACCAGCGCGCCCAGGCCGCCATCCGGGCCGGGTACTTCGAGAACGAGATCATCCCGGTCGACGGCTTCGTCACCGACGAAGGCCCACGGGATACGTCGCTGGAGAAGATGGCCGGCCTGAAGACCCTCGTGGACGGCGGTCGGCTCACCGCCGCGATGGCCAGCCAGATCTCCGACGGCGCCAGCGCCGTGTTGTTGGCGTCGGAACAGGCGGTCAAGGACCACGGCCTGACGCCCCGTGCCCGCATCCACCACATCAGTGCGCGCGGCGCCGACCCGGTGTTCATGCTCACCGGCCCGATCCCGGCCACCCGCTACGCGCTGGACAAGGCCGGCCTGACCATCGAGGACATCGACACCGTCGAGATCAACGAGGCGTTCGCGCCCGTCGTGCAGGCCTGGCTCAAGGAGACCAAGGCCGACCCCGAGAAGGTGAACCCCAGCGGCGGCGCGATCGCCCTCGGACACCCGCTGGGTGCCACCGGCGCCAAGCTGTTCGCGACGATGCTGAACAACTTGGAGCGCATCGGTGGCCGCTACGGCCTGCAGACGATGTGCGAGGGCGGCGGTACGGCCAACGTCACGATCATCGAAAGGCTCTGA
- a CDS encoding SatD family protein has protein sequence MAKSKQYASSPIATLLGDVVDSRHHPDRRQLHQRIQAALETAADSALDRPSVTVGDEFQGSYPSVGQAIDAALTLRLALAPAIDVRFGIGWGPVSVLEPGSGIQDGPGWWAAREAIEATAATQQQHGLRHVRTTFRNATDSGPDPHAVNAALMCRDHLLGSLDERAVRLLAGLRAGLPKKELAMTEGISASAVSQRAGGDGLDLILLAARELAHIR, from the coding sequence ATGGCTAAATCGAAGCAATATGCTTCATCGCCGATCGCAACGCTGCTCGGCGACGTCGTCGACTCCCGCCACCATCCAGATCGGCGACAGTTGCACCAGCGCATCCAAGCGGCCCTGGAAACGGCCGCCGACTCGGCGCTGGACCGGCCCTCCGTCACCGTCGGCGACGAGTTCCAGGGCTCGTATCCCAGTGTCGGGCAGGCCATCGACGCGGCGCTGACCCTGCGACTCGCGCTGGCCCCCGCCATCGACGTCCGGTTCGGGATCGGGTGGGGCCCCGTATCCGTGCTCGAGCCCGGGTCCGGCATCCAGGACGGACCGGGGTGGTGGGCCGCTCGCGAGGCCATCGAAGCGACCGCGGCCACCCAGCAGCAGCACGGGCTGCGCCACGTACGCACCACGTTCCGGAACGCGACGGACTCCGGCCCGGATCCGCACGCGGTCAACGCCGCCCTGATGTGTCGGGACCATCTGCTTGGATCGCTCGATGAACGGGCCGTTCGCCTCCTTGCGGGACTGCGGGCCGGATTGCCGAAAAAGGAGTTGGCGATGACGGAGGGCATCAGCGCCTCGGCAGTGTCCCAGCGCGCCGGGGGGGACGGCTTGGATCTCATCCTCCTGGCCGCTCGTGAGCTCGCGCATATCCGGTGA
- the ipdE1 gene encoding acyl-CoA dehydrogenase IpdE1, producing the protein MIEVQEFRSEVRDWLAENLVGEYAALKGLGGPGREHEAFEERLAWNRHLAAAGLTCLGWPTEHGGRGLSVAHRVAFYEEYAKANAPDKVNHLGEELVGPTLIAYGTPEQQQRFLPKILDVTELWSQGYSEPGAGSDLANVATTAVLDEEGGHWVINGQKVWTSLAHWAQWCFVVARSEKGSKRHAGLSYLLVPLDQPGVEIRPIIQLTGDSEFNEVFFTDARTDADLVVGEPGDGWRVAMGTLTFERGVSTLGQQIRYAREHSNLVEVARKTGAADDPLIRERLTRSWAGLRAMRSYALATMDEEQPGQDSVSKLLWANWHRELGEIAMDVQGMAGLTLPGGEFDEWQRLYLFSRSDTIYGGSNEIQRNIIAERVLGLPREARP; encoded by the coding sequence GTGATAGAGGTCCAGGAGTTCCGGTCGGAGGTCCGCGACTGGCTCGCCGAGAATCTGGTCGGTGAATACGCCGCACTGAAGGGGCTGGGCGGGCCGGGTCGCGAGCACGAGGCATTCGAGGAACGGCTGGCGTGGAACCGGCATCTGGCCGCTGCGGGCCTGACCTGTCTCGGCTGGCCGACCGAGCATGGCGGCCGCGGGCTGTCGGTCGCCCACCGCGTGGCGTTCTACGAGGAATACGCCAAGGCCAACGCCCCCGACAAGGTCAACCACCTCGGCGAGGAGCTCGTCGGGCCCACGCTCATCGCCTACGGCACCCCCGAGCAGCAGCAGCGGTTCCTGCCGAAGATCCTCGACGTCACCGAGCTGTGGTCGCAAGGCTATTCCGAGCCCGGCGCGGGCAGCGACCTCGCCAACGTCGCAACCACCGCGGTGCTCGACGAAGAGGGTGGGCACTGGGTCATCAATGGCCAGAAGGTCTGGACCTCGTTGGCGCACTGGGCGCAATGGTGTTTCGTCGTGGCGCGCAGCGAGAAGGGCTCCAAGCGGCACGCCGGTCTGTCCTATCTGCTGGTCCCGCTGGATCAACCGGGCGTCGAGATCCGCCCGATCATCCAGCTGACCGGAGACTCCGAGTTCAACGAAGTCTTCTTCACCGACGCCCGCACCGACGCTGACCTCGTCGTCGGTGAGCCCGGCGACGGATGGCGGGTGGCGATGGGCACGCTCACCTTCGAACGCGGTGTCTCCACGCTGGGGCAGCAGATCCGTTACGCCCGGGAACATTCCAACCTCGTCGAGGTGGCCAGGAAGACGGGCGCAGCCGACGACCCGCTGATCCGGGAACGGCTGACCCGGTCGTGGGCCGGGCTGCGGGCGATGCGCTCGTATGCGCTGGCGACCATGGACGAGGAACAGCCGGGCCAAGACTCGGTGTCGAAGTTGTTGTGGGCCAACTGGCACCGCGAACTCGGCGAGATCGCGATGGACGTCCAGGGCATGGCCGGCCTGACCCTGCCGGGCGGCGAGTTCGACGAATGGCAGCGGCTGTACCTGTTCTCGCGATCGGACACCATCTACGGCGGGTCCAACGAGATCCAGCGCAACATCATCGCCGAGCGCGTGCTCGGCCTGCCCCGGGAGGCTCGACCGTGA
- the kstR2 gene encoding TetR family transcriptional regulator KstR2, translating into MTAQRPAAPANTRRDELLRLAAAMFAERGLRATTVRDIADSAGILSGSLYHHFSSKEEMVDEVLRGFLDWLFDRYQQIVATEPNPLERLKGLFMASFEAIATRHAEVVIYQDEAKRLSSQPRFAYVEERNRQQRKMWVDVLTEGIEQGLFRPDVDVDLVYRFIRDTTWVSVRWYQPGGPLTAEQVGQQYLSIVLGGITTTQGD; encoded by the coding sequence ATGACCGCGCAGCGCCCCGCGGCTCCGGCGAACACCCGACGCGACGAGCTCCTGCGCCTCGCCGCGGCGATGTTCGCCGAGCGGGGCCTGCGGGCGACGACGGTGCGTGACATCGCCGACTCAGCCGGCATTCTGTCCGGCAGCCTGTACCACCACTTCTCCTCGAAGGAGGAGATGGTCGACGAGGTGCTGCGCGGCTTCCTGGATTGGCTGTTCGACCGATACCAGCAGATCGTGGCGACCGAACCGAACCCGCTGGAGCGGCTCAAGGGACTGTTCATGGCGTCGTTCGAGGCGATCGCCACCCGTCATGCCGAGGTGGTGATCTACCAGGACGAGGCCAAACGGCTGTCGTCACAACCGCGGTTCGCCTATGTGGAGGAACGCAACAGGCAACAGCGCAAGATGTGGGTCGACGTGCTCACCGAGGGCATCGAACAGGGTCTGTTCCGTCCCGACGTCGACGTCGACCTGGTGTACCGGTTCATCCGGGACACCACCTGGGTTTCGGTCCGCTGGTATCAGCCCGGGGGCCCGTTGACCGCCGAACAGGTTGGTCAGCAATATCTTTCGATCGTTCTCGGTGGTATCACCACGACACAAGGAGACTGA
- the ipdA gene encoding cholesterol ring-cleaving hydrolase subunit IpdA, which yields MSDKRSTIDEAVASIESGMTVGIGGWGSRRKPMAFVRALLRTDVTDLTVVAYGGPDLGLLCSAGKVKRAYYGFVSLDSPPFYDPWFAKARTSGTIEAREMDEGMLRCGLQAAAQRLPFLPIRAGLGSDVRTFWGDELKTVRSPYQTGSGYEELIAMPALNLDAAFVHMNLGDSAGNAAYTGIDPYFDDLFLMSAQRRLLSVEKVVSTEELVKSVPPQALLINRMMVDTVVEAPGGAHFTTAEPDYRRDEKFQRHYAEAAGSDESWSAFVQRFLSGSEADYQAAVRAFAEEQKEAQK from the coding sequence ATGAGCGACAAGAGAAGCACGATCGATGAGGCGGTCGCCTCCATCGAGAGCGGCATGACCGTCGGCATCGGCGGATGGGGCTCACGGCGCAAGCCGATGGCGTTCGTGCGGGCACTGCTGCGCACCGACGTCACCGACCTGACCGTGGTCGCCTACGGTGGCCCCGATCTGGGTCTGCTCTGCTCGGCCGGCAAGGTCAAACGCGCGTACTACGGCTTCGTGTCGCTGGATTCGCCGCCGTTCTACGATCCGTGGTTCGCCAAGGCGCGCACGTCCGGCACGATCGAAGCCCGCGAGATGGACGAGGGCATGCTGCGCTGCGGGCTGCAGGCCGCCGCCCAACGACTCCCGTTCCTGCCGATCCGGGCCGGCCTCGGCAGCGACGTGCGGACCTTCTGGGGAGATGAACTCAAGACGGTTCGCTCGCCTTACCAGACCGGTTCCGGCTACGAGGAACTCATCGCGATGCCGGCGCTGAACCTCGATGCCGCTTTCGTGCACATGAACCTCGGCGATTCGGCCGGCAACGCGGCCTACACCGGCATCGATCCGTACTTCGACGATCTGTTCCTGATGTCGGCGCAGCGTCGCCTGCTGTCGGTGGAGAAAGTGGTCAGCACCGAGGAACTGGTCAAATCGGTTCCGCCGCAGGCGCTGCTGATCAACCGGATGATGGTCGACACCGTCGTCGAGGCGCCGGGCGGTGCCCACTTCACCACCGCCGAACCCGACTACCGCCGTGACGAGAAGTTTCAGCGGCACTACGCCGAAGCCGCCGGCAGCGACGAGAGTTGGTCGGCGTTCGTGCAGCGGTTCCTGTCCGGCAGCGAGGCCGACTACCAGGCCGCCGTTCGCGCGTTCGCCGAGGAGCAGAAGGAGGCACAGAAGTGA
- the ipdB gene encoding cholesterol ring-cleaving hydrolase subunit IpdB has translation MMSATRAEVCAVACAELFRDAGEIMVSPMTTIVSVGARLARLTFSPDILLTDGEARLIADTPAIGASAAIEGWMPFGRVFETLAWGRRHVVMGANQIDRYGNQNLSAFGPLQHPTRQMFGVRGAPGNSINHATSYWVGNHSKRVFGDSVDIVSGIGWDKVDPDNPAYRFVNVYRVVTNLGVFDFNGPDHQMRAVSLHPGVTAEQVAENTSFDVHGLDTADTTRLPTGDEQKLLREVIDPKSLRDKEVRS, from the coding sequence GTGATGTCCGCAACCCGCGCCGAGGTGTGCGCAGTCGCCTGTGCCGAATTGTTCCGTGACGCCGGCGAGATCATGGTCAGCCCGATGACCACCATCGTGTCGGTCGGCGCCCGGCTGGCTCGGCTGACCTTCTCCCCCGACATCCTGCTGACCGACGGCGAGGCGCGGCTCATCGCCGACACCCCCGCCATCGGAGCATCCGCGGCGATCGAGGGCTGGATGCCCTTCGGGCGGGTGTTCGAGACACTGGCCTGGGGCCGACGCCATGTGGTGATGGGCGCCAACCAGATCGACCGTTACGGCAACCAGAACCTGTCGGCGTTCGGACCGCTGCAACATCCCACCCGCCAGATGTTCGGGGTCCGGGGCGCACCCGGCAACTCGATCAACCACGCCACCAGCTACTGGGTGGGCAATCACTCCAAGCGGGTGTTCGGTGACTCCGTCGACATCGTGTCCGGAATAGGTTGGGACAAGGTCGATCCCGACAACCCGGCCTACCGCTTCGTCAACGTGTACCGGGTGGTGACCAACCTCGGCGTGTTCGACTTCAACGGCCCGGATCACCAGATGCGCGCAGTGTCGCTGCATCCCGGCGTGACGGCCGAACAGGTCGCCGAGAACACCTCCTTCGACGTGCACGGGCTCGACACCGCCGACACCACACGGCTTCCCACGGGTGACGAGCAGAAGCTGCTGCGCGAGGTCATCGACCCCAAGTCGCTTCGCGACAAAGAGGTTCGGTCATGA
- the fadD3 gene encoding 3-((3aS,4S,7aS)-7a-methyl-1,5-dioxo-octahydro-1H-inden-4-yl)propanoate--CoA ligase FadD3 has translation MTTSPRTTPAVLDRIARELPDHDAVVTPTQTLTFAVLRSHVRQAAAAMIDLGVQPGDRVAIWSPNTWHWVVACLATHCAGAVLVPLNTRYTASEATDILARTDAPLLFASGEFLGTDKAASVDRAQLPALRHIVRIPVDSDDGTWEEFVARAANVELTDVDARSAAVGPDDVSDILFTSGTTGRSKGVLCAHRQSLDASAAWAACGQLSEADRYLCINPFFHNFGYKAGILACLQTGATLFPELTFDPQAAMQAVQQHRITVLPGPPTIYQTLLDHPERGNYDLSSLRFAVTGAATIPVVLIERMQNELDIDIVLTAYGLTEASGFGTMCRADDDAVTVATTSGRPIADFELRIGEQGEVLLRGPNVMLGYLDDPDATAAAIDAHGWLHTGDVGELDDAGNLKITDRLKDMYICGGFNVYPAEVEQVLARLDGVAEAAVIGVPDERLGEVGKAFVVVLPGADLAEQSVIDHTREHLANFKIPRSVEFIDALPRNPGGKVVKPLLRQRSERA, from the coding sequence ATGACGACCTCTCCGAGAACCACTCCCGCGGTTCTCGACCGGATCGCCCGCGAGCTGCCCGACCACGACGCAGTGGTGACACCGACGCAGACGCTGACGTTCGCCGTGCTGCGCAGCCACGTCCGGCAAGCCGCCGCGGCGATGATCGACCTGGGTGTCCAGCCCGGCGACCGGGTGGCGATTTGGTCGCCGAACACCTGGCACTGGGTGGTGGCGTGCCTGGCCACCCACTGCGCCGGTGCGGTGCTGGTCCCGTTGAACACCCGTTACACCGCCAGCGAAGCCACCGACATCCTGGCGCGAACCGATGCTCCGCTGCTGTTCGCCTCCGGTGAGTTCCTGGGCACCGACAAGGCCGCCAGCGTGGACCGTGCGCAGCTGCCCGCGCTGCGCCACATCGTGCGGATCCCGGTGGACTCCGACGACGGGACGTGGGAGGAATTCGTGGCCCGGGCCGCCAACGTCGAGCTGACCGACGTCGACGCCCGTTCCGCGGCAGTAGGCCCCGACGATGTGTCCGACATCCTGTTCACCTCCGGTACCACCGGGCGCAGTAAGGGCGTGCTCTGTGCGCACCGCCAGTCGCTCGACGCGTCGGCAGCCTGGGCGGCCTGCGGTCAGCTGTCGGAGGCCGACCGGTACCTGTGCATCAATCCGTTCTTCCACAACTTCGGTTACAAGGCCGGAATCCTGGCCTGCCTGCAGACCGGCGCCACGCTGTTCCCCGAGTTGACGTTCGACCCCCAGGCCGCCATGCAGGCGGTGCAGCAGCACCGGATCACCGTGCTGCCCGGACCTCCGACGATCTATCAGACGCTGCTCGACCACCCCGAACGCGGGAACTATGACTTGTCGTCGCTGCGGTTCGCGGTCACGGGTGCGGCCACCATCCCGGTCGTGCTGATCGAGCGGATGCAGAATGAGCTCGACATCGACATCGTGCTCACCGCATACGGATTGACCGAGGCCAGCGGGTTCGGCACGATGTGCCGCGCCGACGACGACGCCGTCACCGTCGCGACCACCTCGGGTCGCCCGATCGCCGACTTCGAGCTGCGCATCGGCGAGCAGGGGGAAGTGCTGCTCCGCGGACCCAACGTGATGCTGGGCTATCTCGACGACCCCGATGCCACCGCCGCGGCGATCGACGCACACGGCTGGTTGCACACCGGCGATGTCGGTGAACTCGACGACGCGGGCAACCTGAAGATCACCGACCGCCTGAAGGACATGTACATCTGCGGTGGGTTCAACGTCTATCCCGCCGAGGTGGAACAGGTGTTGGCCCGGCTCGACGGCGTCGCCGAGGCCGCCGTGATCGGGGTCCCCGACGAACGCCTCGGCGAGGTCGGCAAGGCCTTCGTCGTCGTGCTGCCCGGAGCCGACCTGGCCGAACAGTCGGTGATCGACCACACCCGCGAACATCTCGCGAATTTCAAAATCCCCCGCTCGGTGGAGTTCATCGACGCGCTGCCGCGCAACCCCGGCGGCAAGGTCGTCAAACCCCTTCTCCGACAGCGAAGCGAAAGGGCCTGA
- the ipdF gene encoding (5R,7aS)-5-hydroxy-7a-methyl-1-oxo-2,3,5,6,7,7a-hexahydro-1H-indene-carboxyl-CoA reductase, with protein MTDLSIAPEEIPGHGLLTGKVVLVTAAAGTGIGSTTARRALAEGADVVVSDYHERRLGETRDELAALGLGKVDAVVCDVTSTEAVDALITQTVEKAGRLDVLVNNAGLGGQTPVVDMSDDEWDRVLNVTLTSVMRATRAALRYFRDAPHGGVIVNNASVLGWRAQHSQSHYAAAKAGVMALTRCAAVEAVEFGVRINAVSPSIARHKFLEKTSSSELLDQLAQGEAFGRAAEPWEVAATIAFLASDYSSYLTGEVISVSSQHP; from the coding sequence GTGACCGACCTGTCCATCGCGCCCGAGGAGATCCCCGGCCACGGTCTGCTGACCGGCAAGGTCGTGCTGGTGACCGCGGCAGCAGGCACCGGCATCGGGTCGACGACGGCCCGCCGCGCACTTGCCGAGGGTGCCGACGTCGTGGTCTCCGACTACCACGAACGCCGACTCGGCGAGACCCGCGACGAGCTCGCCGCGCTGGGGCTCGGCAAGGTCGACGCCGTCGTCTGCGACGTGACCTCCACCGAGGCCGTCGACGCGCTGATCACCCAGACGGTCGAGAAGGCGGGCCGGTTGGACGTGCTGGTCAACAACGCGGGTCTGGGGGGCCAGACCCCGGTGGTCGACATGAGCGACGACGAGTGGGACCGGGTTCTCAACGTCACGCTCACCTCGGTCATGCGGGCCACCCGCGCTGCGCTGCGCTATTTCCGCGACGCACCGCACGGCGGCGTGATCGTCAACAACGCCAGCGTGCTGGGTTGGCGCGCACAGCATTCGCAATCCCACTATGCGGCGGCCAAGGCGGGGGTGATGGCGCTGACCCGCTGTGCGGCCGTCGAGGCGGTCGAGTTCGGGGTGCGGATCAACGCGGTGTCGCCCAGCATCGCCCGGCACAAGTTCCTGGAGAAGACCAGCAGCTCCGAGCTGCTGGACCAGCTCGCCCAGGGTGAGGCGTTCGGCCGGGCCGCCGAGCCGTGGGAGGTGGCGGCCACCATCGCGTTCTTGGCCAGCGACTACTCCAGTTACCTGACCGGCGAGGTGATCTCGGTCTCGAGCCAGCACCCATGA